A genome region from Candidatus Hydrogenedentota bacterium includes the following:
- a CDS encoding ribonuclease H-like domain-containing protein — MNDNKKIIEELKESLPLTTANMLPPAGGDEDKTAPKKEASSTSTPASSSQTEKPSESGSFLTQEKEGLLSAFMGSGRTSSSAEPDTDTDAGEYPPLSTLVHGEIHGDDDFGFFHMKKNYPLTYHVGEIPLSLGLQCRGEQLALSACDKGLKDINPLKSCYIDTETTGLAGGAGTAAFLIGLGYYRNTGFVLEQCFMRDYDDEGAVLAYLAEKFLEFDCLVSFNGKSFDLPLLRARFVQHRLNDPFEHLAHYDLVHAVRRVWKQRLGDCSLKNIERSVLDFHRVDDVPGFAIPNIWFYFLDTGDPRALPGVFEHNALDIVSLGALAGHLSESLAASEGSAFYHAEDRLSVIRLYYKNKEYKAVVEQGQQFLDKFAIADDLRRECLHLTGQSWKRLRRFDEMFNTWKMLHEEFPKDCVGAAELAKFLEHQFRNPKAAAEICEESLQAIERSEGIAGLSGDYRVSTLRGRLNRLRAKI, encoded by the coding sequence ATGAACGATAACAAGAAAATTATAGAAGAATTGAAAGAGTCATTGCCGTTGACGACGGCGAACATGCTGCCGCCTGCAGGCGGTGATGAGGACAAAACGGCGCCTAAGAAGGAGGCTTCTTCAACGTCCACTCCCGCGTCTTCATCGCAGACGGAAAAACCTTCTGAATCCGGTTCTTTTCTGACACAGGAAAAGGAAGGACTATTAAGTGCCTTCATGGGTTCCGGGCGGACGTCGAGCTCGGCTGAGCCAGATACCGACACTGATGCAGGTGAGTATCCGCCGCTCAGCACACTTGTTCACGGTGAAATTCATGGTGATGACGACTTCGGCTTTTTCCACATGAAAAAGAATTATCCGCTCACCTACCATGTAGGCGAAATCCCCTTAAGTTTGGGCCTGCAGTGCAGGGGAGAACAACTCGCGTTAAGCGCCTGCGACAAGGGATTGAAAGATATCAATCCTTTGAAAAGCTGTTATATTGATACGGAAACGACGGGATTGGCAGGCGGTGCGGGGACTGCAGCCTTCCTGATTGGTTTGGGCTATTACCGCAATACCGGTTTCGTTCTTGAACAATGTTTTATGCGCGATTATGACGATGAAGGAGCGGTGCTCGCTTATCTGGCTGAAAAGTTTCTTGAATTCGATTGTCTCGTCAGTTTCAATGGGAAAAGTTTTGATCTGCCGCTGCTCCGTGCACGCTTTGTGCAGCATCGGCTCAACGATCCTTTCGAACATCTTGCGCATTATGATTTGGTGCATGCGGTTCGCCGTGTTTGGAAACAACGCCTGGGCGATTGCAGCCTGAAAAACATTGAAAGGTCTGTTCTCGATTTCCATCGTGTGGATGATGTGCCCGGTTTTGCTATTCCTAATATTTGGTTTTACTTTTTGGACACAGGCGATCCTCGCGCCTTGCCCGGCGTTTTTGAACATAACGCTCTGGATATCGTGTCTTTGGGCGCTTTGGCGGGGCATCTGTCAGAAAGTCTTGCTGCTTCTGAAGGGTCCGCTTTTTATCATGCGGAAGACCGTCTCTCTGTCATCCGCCTCTATTACAAAAATAAAGAATATAAGGCAGTGGTGGAACAGGGACAGCAGTTTTTGGATAAATTTGCGATTGCCGATGATTTGCGTCGGGAATGCCTGCATCTGACCGGTCAATCGTGGAAACGGCTGCGGCGTTTTGATGAAATGTTCAACACGTGGAAAATGCTTCATGAGGAGTTTCCCAAGGACTGTGTCGGTGCTGCGGAACTGGCAAAATTTTTAGAACATCAATTCCGCAACCCGAAAGCGGCGGCGGAAATTTGCGAAGAAAGCCTGCAAGCCATCGAGCGCTCAGAGGGTATCGCCGGGTTGAGCGGTGATTATCGTGTTTCCACGTTGCGTGGGCGTTTGAATCGGCTGCGTGCAAAAATCG